A window of Kiritimatiellaceae bacterium contains these coding sequences:
- a CDS encoding phosphoadenosine phosphosulfate reductase family protein, translating to MNHQVRHICGLSGGKDSTALALYMRDKVPGMEYVFCDTGKELQETYEYLALVEAFLGKKIVYLNAKRDFDHWLDVFGNYLPSPKARWCTKLLKLKPYEEYIGNDPVISYIGIRADEDRTGLISAKPNLTTVFPFKEDGIDFDGVMRILTESGIGMPPYLSWGRSHSGCFFCFYQSKYEWVRLLEQYPEQFAEAEKYERKDQKTGTLFTWMDDMPISALRDPKLQEEIKRKYAERQQWLKSRKGNKRLVETFGEIEVEDTSSPGCLICHL from the coding sequence ATGAACCATCAAGTACGACATATTTGCGGCCTATCCGGGGGAAAGGACAGCACGGCGCTGGCCTTGTACATGAGGGACAAGGTTCCGGGAATGGAATATGTTTTCTGTGATACCGGCAAAGAACTGCAGGAAACCTATGAGTACCTGGCTCTTGTAGAGGCATTTCTCGGTAAAAAAATCGTTTATCTTAATGCCAAGAGAGATTTTGACCACTGGCTGGATGTGTTCGGCAATTACCTCCCATCCCCAAAAGCCCGCTGGTGCACCAAGCTTCTCAAGCTCAAGCCCTACGAAGAATATATCGGTAATGACCCTGTGATTAGCTATATCGGTATTCGTGCCGATGAAGATCGTACTGGGCTCATTAGCGCTAAGCCAAATCTAACAACCGTATTTCCCTTCAAAGAAGATGGCATCGATTTTGATGGCGTGATGCGCATTCTGACAGAAAGTGGCATTGGCATGCCGCCTTATCTAAGTTGGGGAAGGTCTCATTCCGGCTGCTTCTTCTGCTTCTACCAATCGAAGTATGAATGGGTACGCCTGCTAGAACAGTACCCTGAACAATTTGCCGAAGCAGAGAAGTACGAGCGCAAAGATCAGAAGACCGGCACGCTGTTTACCTGGATGGATGACATGCCGATTTCAGCATTGCGCGATCCTAAATTACAGGAAGAGATTAAGCGAAAATATGCTGAACGGCAGCAGTGGTTAAAATCTCGAAAGGGCAATAAACGATTGGTTGAAACTTTTGGGGAGATTGAAGTTGAAGATACTTCGAGTCCCGGCTGCTTGATCTGCCACTTATAG
- a CDS encoding DUF4007 family protein — protein sequence MNYKFSGHETFAFRYAWLPKAYQAVKFDDKIFSDEDRAMVELGVGKNMVRSIRFWATLLGIIEPDGENSLQVTPFSTMLLDPDRGLDPYLEDIQTLWLLHWRLSAAAEPLYVWHYLLNRWQESEMAGAVIVPMIRRELGEEHKLSANSLDSLVKVFFHTYVPTRGHKNKVVEDNLDCPLVQLRLIEYGGERDLSSGRKEPIYAFRRGEKPEISQALFLYCLNDYWRKTSPDETTLSFSQITSSEGSPGQVFKLTDDDIQARLAGLTDDSEYFVFTDSSTSRSLKRKFTDFEQISGKLLKRIYK from the coding sequence GTGAATTATAAGTTTTCAGGACATGAAACATTTGCCTTTCGATATGCGTGGCTTCCAAAAGCATATCAGGCGGTGAAATTTGACGATAAAATATTTTCCGACGAAGATCGGGCTATGGTTGAGTTGGGCGTTGGGAAAAACATGGTTCGCTCCATCCGATTTTGGGCAACTCTTCTCGGGATAATTGAGCCAGACGGCGAAAACTCACTTCAGGTGACTCCGTTTAGCACAATGCTGCTAGACCCAGATCGCGGATTGGATCCATATCTTGAGGACATCCAGACGCTGTGGTTGCTTCATTGGCGTCTTTCGGCGGCCGCAGAGCCTCTTTATGTCTGGCATTACCTTCTCAATCGCTGGCAGGAGTCAGAGATGGCGGGCGCGGTCATTGTTCCTATGATACGGAGAGAGTTAGGGGAGGAACATAAGCTATCTGCGAACTCACTCGACAGTCTTGTGAAGGTTTTCTTTCACACATACGTTCCAACTCGCGGTCACAAAAACAAAGTGGTCGAAGATAATTTGGACTGCCCCCTCGTTCAGCTTCGGTTGATCGAATATGGCGGAGAGCGAGATTTGTCTTCTGGTAGAAAAGAGCCAATTTATGCCTTTCGCAGAGGCGAAAAACCCGAGATTAGCCAGGCGCTTTTTCTTTATTGCCTGAACGACTATTGGCGGAAGACCTCCCCTGACGAAACGACCCTATCTTTCAGTCAGATTACCAGTAGCGAGGGGAGCCCCGGACAGGTTTTCAAACTCACCGATGATGACATACAGGCGCGTTTGGCAGGCTTGACTGATGACAGTGAGTATTTTGTATTCACGGACTCATCGACTAGTCGGTCTTTGAAAAGAAAGTTTACCGATTTTGAACAAATTTCTGGGAAGCTGCTGAAAAGGATTTATAAATGA
- a CDS encoding thermonuclease family protein yields MKKTLCFLLPLLFTLVAFGYPAKVVGISDGDTCTVLTADNQQVKIRLAGIDTPEKSQAFGTKAKQALSDKVFGQTVEVKEQSKDRYGRTVADLYLGARWINLEMVAEGWAWHYKAYSKDSRLSDAEQAARSRSLGLWADKAPQPPWEFRADGKAETRAQPQTSLQQPVEGGYWLNTNGNTRHNSRCKYFNNTKNGRPCSKDEGKACGTCGG; encoded by the coding sequence ATGAAAAAGACGCTTTGTTTTCTACTGCCGCTTTTATTCACCCTCGTAGCATTCGGATACCCCGCCAAGGTGGTCGGCATCTCAGACGGGGATACCTGCACGGTGCTGACCGCAGACAACCAGCAGGTAAAAATCCGGCTGGCCGGCATAGACACCCCGGAAAAGTCTCAAGCGTTTGGCACTAAAGCCAAGCAGGCTCTTTCCGACAAGGTGTTCGGGCAAACCGTAGAGGTCAAAGAGCAGTCCAAAGACCGCTATGGTCGAACGGTGGCCGATCTGTACCTTGGCGCACGCTGGATCAATCTGGAAATGGTGGCCGAAGGCTGGGCGTGGCATTACAAAGCCTATTCAAAGGATTCCCGGCTGTCCGATGCGGAACAGGCGGCGCGTTCGCGGAGTCTGGGGCTGTGGGCTGACAAGGCTCCTCAGCCTCCGTGGGAGTTCCGCGCCGATGGCAAGGCTGAGACTCGGGCGCAGCCCCAAACTTCGCTGCAACAGCCCGTAGAAGGCGGCTATTGGCTGAATACGAACGGCAATACCCGGCACAACAGCCGGTGCAAGTATTTCAATAACACGAAGAACGGACGGCCTTGCTCCAAGGATGAAGGCAAGGCGTGCGGGACATGCGGCGGCTGA
- a CDS encoding tyrosine-type recombinase/integrase, with product MGLELRRDKKHNLRSKWWYGRYMINGKRYFTNLNVEVNGNVPKNIRKKGDMAFECSRTLASAKLKELIAEAHSHKAAEKHLQELYELKAGESLTQISISDIAHAKFLPPDRRGRSSARDEAQLVVMRDFISFMQENYPAVTFVSQVNRIMAQGWLSSLEAQKNSARTYNDKMYVLKGFFERVGSEAGVIRNPFAGCLAKVKKTVHRQPFTQEELTKILNHCDAIIRPVVLTGMCTAMRRGDCCRLKWESVDFDVGFVMVKTSKTGEMAEIPLFPVLRAELEKLPRTSEYVFPEAEEMLRENIHGLTWRFQKALTAAGIKNTHIANENASQRSSLKDFHSLRTTWITMALSAGVPMELVRRVTGHSTVEVVLKHYFRPGREAFRASLGKALPKLLTGGEEEESLDLPEEILKLDKEAKSLKPEEVVKKLKALAKKVARMTKAQKAAAVLAA from the coding sequence ATGGGACTGGAACTGAGAAGAGATAAAAAGCACAACCTCCGCTCAAAATGGTGGTACGGCAGATACATGATTAACGGCAAACGATACTTCACAAATCTGAATGTGGAGGTAAACGGGAATGTGCCGAAAAACATACGCAAGAAGGGTGACATGGCCTTTGAGTGTTCAAGAACATTGGCTTCCGCCAAATTGAAAGAGCTGATCGCTGAGGCGCATAGTCACAAGGCGGCCGAGAAGCACCTGCAGGAGCTTTACGAGCTCAAAGCTGGAGAGTCGCTCACTCAGATATCAATTTCAGATATTGCCCATGCAAAATTTTTGCCTCCGGATCGGCGAGGGCGGTCTTCTGCCCGAGACGAAGCGCAGCTCGTTGTCATGCGCGACTTTATTTCCTTTATGCAGGAAAACTATCCGGCGGTAACGTTTGTGTCCCAGGTCAACAGAATCATGGCACAGGGCTGGTTGTCTTCCTTGGAGGCTCAGAAGAATTCCGCGCGAACCTACAACGACAAAATGTATGTCCTCAAAGGGTTTTTCGAGCGTGTTGGTTCTGAGGCCGGGGTGATCAGGAATCCTTTTGCCGGCTGTTTAGCGAAGGTTAAAAAGACCGTACATCGGCAGCCGTTCACTCAGGAAGAATTGACAAAGATTCTGAATCACTGTGATGCCATTATCCGACCGGTAGTGCTGACGGGCATGTGCACGGCCATGCGCCGGGGGGACTGTTGTCGGCTCAAATGGGAATCGGTGGATTTTGATGTCGGGTTTGTAATGGTAAAAACATCCAAAACGGGTGAAATGGCCGAAATACCGCTGTTTCCTGTTCTACGGGCGGAACTGGAAAAACTCCCCCGCACCAGCGAGTACGTTTTTCCGGAAGCCGAAGAAATGCTCCGGGAAAACATACACGGTCTCACGTGGCGGTTTCAGAAGGCCTTGACTGCTGCGGGCATTAAAAACACCCACATAGCTAACGAGAACGCCAGTCAGCGATCCAGCTTGAAGGACTTCCACTCATTACGGACGACGTGGATCACCATGGCGCTGTCGGCGGGCGTACCGATGGAACTGGTCCGCCGCGTCACCGGCCATTCAACGGTTGAGGTAGTTTTAAAACACTACTTCCGCCCCGGTCGCGAAGCCTTCCGGGCCTCGCTGGGTAAGGCCCTGCCCAAACTGCTCACCGGCGGAGAGGAAGAAGAAAGCCTCGACCTGCCCGAGGAAATATTGAAACTCGACAAAGAGGCGAAATCATTGAAACCGGAAGAGGTCGTCAAAAAACTCAAGGCGCTGGCAAAGAAGGTTGCCCGCATGACGAAAGCCCAAAAAGCCGCCGCCGTCCTCGCCGCCTGA
- a CDS encoding SGNH/GDSL hydrolase family protein, whose amino-acid sequence MKTVDGGYLTFSESAYFNDKQLAVTYEHAEPWAGPVPLSAEKNLSKTFAKLKAKQPLKLVVFGDSISIGASASGKGNRAPWMPIWADLVADELGRVYGSTVDLMNPSLGGMRADWGKDTVDGLVSFQKPDLVILGFGMNDAGSPFAVEQFVANTQAMMDSVRKQNPSAEFILLMSFQPNSKWRSLDLMTEYLAAFKKLEGPGVAVADMWSMHGYLLQHKTYWDMTGNHVNHPNDFLVRVYAQTVLETLGVE is encoded by the coding sequence ATGAAAACGGTGGATGGCGGCTATTTAACTTTCAGCGAATCTGCCTATTTTAACGACAAACAGCTGGCGGTCACTTATGAACATGCCGAGCCGTGGGCCGGGCCGGTTCCCCTGTCAGCCGAAAAGAACCTTTCCAAAACTTTTGCGAAGCTAAAGGCCAAGCAACCGCTCAAGCTGGTTGTTTTTGGTGACAGTATTTCGATTGGAGCCAGCGCCAGTGGGAAAGGTAACCGCGCCCCGTGGATGCCGATCTGGGCTGATCTGGTGGCAGATGAGCTGGGGCGCGTTTATGGTTCGACTGTTGACTTAATGAATCCGTCGCTGGGCGGCATGCGTGCGGATTGGGGAAAAGATACGGTGGATGGGTTGGTCTCTTTCCAAAAGCCCGATTTGGTTATTCTGGGGTTCGGCATGAATGACGCAGGGAGTCCCTTTGCCGTAGAACAGTTTGTCGCCAATACGCAGGCTATGATGGACTCCGTCCGTAAACAGAACCCGTCGGCGGAATTCATTTTGCTGATGTCTTTTCAGCCGAACAGCAAATGGCGCAGTTTAGATCTGATGACCGAATACCTTGCAGCCTTTAAGAAATTGGAAGGTCCTGGTGTCGCGGTTGCAGATATGTGGTCGATGCATGGCTATCTTCTCCAGCACAAAACCTACTGGGACATGACCGGCAACCACGTCAATCACCCGAACGACTTTTTAGTGCGAGTTTACGCTCAGACTGTTTTAGAAACATTGGGTGTCGAGTAA
- a CDS encoding sulfatase-like hydrolase/transferase, which translates to MRCSAHPLKVMGPIFSTLLGVGQVQAGDAVAVRQPNVVVILTDDQGFADLGAQGILKDIQTPNIDRLAREGVRFTHGYSTAPVCGPSRAGLLSGQYQERFGVYDNADLPFNYKGPSLPQRLRASGYRTGMVGKLHLPINGDNGDNPKSWGFDEFFMKHGDFVNAPKRILATHSLTGEFFPEAKWIEVEGYRTDNHTEAALQFIDRNKAEPFFLYLAYLAPHTPLEAPQKYLDRFPDAKPEARRYALAMISAIDDGVGRITDRLKALELDENTLIFFVSDNGAPLKCRDRNLPVSQLNLSEWNGSLNTPMTGEKVMLAEGGVHVPFIACWPKVIPAGQVIGTPVITLDIAATALTLAGSDTQSLDGVNLMPLLTGRTNELPREYLFWAFGGQSVVRKGNWKMITTQTSGDFLFSLADDLSEKRNRTGEYPEVAAELKAELAKWQAGCGARKPVRPAQLELETRLYRDYFETLIERQK; encoded by the coding sequence ATGAGATGCAGCGCACATCCATTGAAAGTGATGGGCCCGATTTTTTCGACCCTGCTCGGGGTTGGACAGGTACAGGCCGGCGACGCGGTGGCGGTTCGCCAGCCGAATGTCGTCGTGATCCTTACGGATGATCAGGGTTTTGCTGATCTAGGGGCACAAGGAATTCTTAAAGATATTCAAACTCCGAATATTGACCGGCTGGCGCGGGAAGGGGTGCGCTTTACGCACGGCTATTCTACAGCACCGGTTTGCGGGCCGTCACGGGCCGGCCTGTTGTCCGGGCAATACCAAGAGCGGTTCGGAGTCTATGATAATGCCGACCTGCCGTTTAATTACAAAGGGCCCTCTTTGCCGCAACGCCTTCGTGCGTCTGGGTACCGAACCGGCATGGTTGGTAAACTTCATCTCCCGATTAACGGCGATAATGGCGATAATCCCAAGTCTTGGGGATTTGATGAATTTTTTATGAAGCACGGAGATTTCGTTAATGCTCCGAAACGGATACTGGCCACCCATTCGTTGACGGGGGAGTTTTTCCCGGAAGCTAAATGGATTGAGGTCGAAGGGTATCGTACGGACAACCACACCGAAGCGGCACTTCAGTTTATTGACCGCAATAAAGCGGAACCGTTTTTTCTCTATCTGGCCTATCTCGCTCCGCACACCCCGCTGGAGGCGCCGCAGAAATATTTGGATCGTTTTCCAGATGCCAAACCTGAAGCTCGTCGTTATGCACTGGCGATGATCTCCGCGATCGATGACGGAGTCGGACGGATAACGGATCGTTTGAAGGCGCTTGAGCTGGACGAAAATACGCTGATCTTTTTCGTTAGTGACAACGGTGCGCCGCTGAAATGCCGCGATCGGAATCTTCCGGTCAGCCAGCTGAACCTGTCGGAATGGAACGGATCTCTCAATACGCCCATGACGGGCGAGAAAGTTATGCTCGCCGAAGGCGGCGTTCATGTTCCATTCATTGCCTGCTGGCCAAAAGTTATTCCTGCCGGGCAGGTTATCGGCACACCGGTCATTACGCTCGATATCGCTGCAACAGCGCTGACGTTGGCCGGTTCGGATACGCAAAGCCTCGACGGAGTTAATCTGATGCCATTGCTGACTGGCCGGACAAACGAGTTGCCTCGCGAATACCTTTTCTGGGCATTCGGCGGGCAGTCTGTGGTTCGTAAGGGGAATTGGAAAATGATTACCACACAGACCAGCGGTGACTTTCTTTTTTCGCTGGCCGACGATTTGTCAGAGAAGCGCAACAGAACGGGTGAATACCCGGAAGTTGCCGCAGAATTAAAGGCCGAACTTGCTAAATGGCAGGCCGGATGCGGTGCGCGCAAACCGGTTCGTCCGGCTCAGCTGGAGCTGGAAACGCGGTTATATCGCGACTATTTTGAAACATTAATAGAGAGACAGAAATGA
- a CDS encoding sulfatase, producing the protein MKRWMSGCVAAGTCLGAAVSVADAAEKPFNFLVILLDDAGWRDLGFAGNSFIETPNMDCLAAQGMRFSTAYSAHPFSAPSRQSLMTGQWPARTAWMQRSEMKSPDAPRIVSPFSPYGAPAWTQRRPEFTSIAEALKSKGYATGHIGKWHFEVGEITPESEGFDVNFGGSTHVGAVKNFFAPYEGLPGNVTAPPGEYLTDRLTDETIKFIRQNKDRPFYVQLWHYAPHTPIMAPEAVASKYRKKRQQMGDYSLNPTYAAMIDVVDQGVGRIRQELESLGLSDNTVILLTSDNGAQATLGSVPITSVAPLRGEKEYMNEGGVREPMVVFWPGHTRTGSSSDQPVSLIDFYPTILDIAGAALPTNQLVDGLSLVPLLTSGDQTALRERALFWYEMKSSAMENGSLILPGAAVRKGSWKMIKFFGRPLELYNLDADPSELKNLAEQEPERAKTFEALIDGWLTGTGIAQPQPNPAYNPDYVIPRQIEKSEMPANTKEVRSWTFDSGIGMWRVGRMIKTEVKNGALQMHADGVYPEIVTTDVAGLSSGSYVVQMDLRVATSGRIRFSWKGSDGKPGIVEFFPQRDGEWHTYTAVFQSDLPLAELRLAGPTHLRETGHYDPATQPDYIEVRKIELMTFNPVK; encoded by the coding sequence ATGAAGCGCTGGATGAGTGGCTGTGTCGCTGCCGGAACGTGTTTGGGCGCGGCCGTTTCTGTTGCGGATGCGGCGGAGAAGCCGTTTAATTTTCTCGTCATTCTGCTGGATGATGCAGGCTGGCGGGATTTGGGGTTTGCCGGGAATTCGTTTATTGAAACCCCCAATATGGATTGTCTTGCGGCTCAGGGGATGCGCTTTTCCACGGCGTATTCCGCCCATCCGTTTTCCGCTCCCAGTCGGCAGAGTCTGATGACGGGTCAGTGGCCGGCCCGCACGGCCTGGATGCAGCGCTCCGAAATGAAAAGCCCTGACGCACCCCGCATCGTATCGCCTTTTTCTCCTTATGGAGCTCCGGCGTGGACGCAACGTCGTCCGGAGTTTACCAGTATAGCGGAGGCTCTGAAATCAAAGGGGTATGCGACGGGGCATATTGGCAAGTGGCATTTCGAAGTCGGTGAGATTACCCCTGAGAGCGAGGGGTTTGATGTAAATTTTGGCGGCAGCACCCATGTCGGTGCCGTCAAAAACTTTTTCGCGCCTTATGAAGGATTGCCCGGCAACGTGACTGCGCCGCCGGGTGAATACCTGACCGACCGTCTGACTGATGAAACGATAAAGTTTATCCGGCAGAACAAAGACCGTCCGTTTTACGTCCAGCTCTGGCATTATGCCCCGCATACACCGATCATGGCACCAGAGGCTGTCGCTTCCAAGTATCGGAAAAAACGGCAACAGATGGGCGACTATTCTCTCAATCCAACATATGCCGCGATGATTGACGTGGTGGATCAGGGCGTCGGACGTATTCGTCAGGAATTGGAATCGCTGGGCCTGAGTGATAACACGGTGATTCTGCTGACGTCGGATAACGGTGCTCAGGCCACGCTGGGGTCTGTGCCGATTACTTCGGTTGCTCCGCTGCGCGGAGAAAAAGAATATATGAATGAAGGCGGGGTTCGTGAGCCGATGGTGGTGTTTTGGCCAGGACATACCCGAACGGGATCGTCATCAGATCAACCGGTCAGTCTGATTGATTTCTATCCGACGATTCTTGATATCGCTGGGGCGGCGCTGCCAACGAATCAGCTGGTCGACGGGCTTAGCCTGGTTCCGCTCTTAACATCTGGGGATCAGACGGCGCTGCGGGAGCGGGCTCTTTTCTGGTATGAGATGAAAAGCAGTGCCATGGAAAATGGAAGTCTGATTCTGCCCGGCGCGGCTGTTCGTAAAGGTTCGTGGAAGATGATCAAATTTTTTGGTCGCCCCCTTGAACTCTACAATTTGGATGCCGATCCGTCGGAGTTGAAAAATCTGGCGGAGCAGGAGCCTGAGCGTGCAAAGACGTTTGAAGCGTTGATTGATGGCTGGCTGACTGGAACCGGAATTGCACAGCCACAACCCAATCCCGCTTATAATCCGGATTATGTCATTCCCCGACAGATTGAAAAAAGTGAAATGCCAGCCAACACGAAGGAAGTTCGTTCGTGGACTTTTGATTCTGGAATCGGAATGTGGCGAGTCGGCCGGATGATAAAAACCGAAGTGAAGAACGGTGCGCTGCAAATGCATGCCGACGGAGTTTATCCTGAAATCGTTACCACGGATGTGGCCGGGTTATCCAGCGGAAGTTATGTTGTGCAGATGGATCTTCGCGTGGCTACCAGCGGACGTATCCGTTTTTCGTGGAAAGGGTCGGACGGAAAGCCTGGAATTGTCGAATTTTTCCCGCAACGCGATGGCGAATGGCATACCTATACCGCTGTTTTCCAAAGCGATTTACCGCTGGCGGAACTCCGGCTGGCCGGGCCGACTCACCTGCGCGAAACTGGCCATTATGATCCGGCAACACAGCCTGATTATATTGAAGTCCGAAAAATTGAGCTGATGACGTTTAACCCCGTTAAGTGA
- a CDS encoding family 14 glycosylhydrolase — protein sequence MMKKIVSLLVMIGWCAGVCASPDFPETRVIPSSPQGPLFVVNGKEFPATIYYANNQYQRDELALEGMRKAYDAGFRVLSIQLLLPGTASSNEILQTLEKFSEPFPDALILPRVWMGVSSDWYKNNPDQLYMFADGSTVKDIASPVSEKWLTETEGRMGELLDLIAGSKYASRFIGVIPLYYFTGEWHMWELEKSGGYSPLMATAFQQWLAQKYGSIDQLNAAWGSAHHQFSEIKLPSKDERYKGTFGVFRDPSQQQREIDFALFFNTRCPELMLSIAKTIKEKTGGHSLVGYFYGYLFEHAWNDTWPQQSGHLGLSKLLASPYVDFYGCSYSYNMFNRKFGLPIDFISPHDSARLNGKAVFFEEDSYTHLAVAPDCDWAPGWPQRTVNFEQTMAVLKRNMGVTIAHGEIMHWQDLLSDGRFNDKRVWEWYNKAFAFQQALHLDETYRPQVAVVLDETYPIWQQVSARSVFGRWVYETRLMLARVDVTCGYYLQSDLDKIPDSVRCVILLTPYHISPEQKAALQTKFMKGGRMVVFCYLPDLFDENRPPELSGFCGIDLKLHRKPVNPESRLIPDTLLPGKYKKVLGDNCDLSFITTCPGTVLADVNPYLTVSDSNAVVFAKYTATGEPSCAWKVKEDWTSVYLGTSRLSVDVWRALFKKAGCHLYLGQVSDEFDAPDFIQASGNFLMVQSFSGGAKTICLPEKAENIYRWADGEGGLIATNAVSVELKLEPGVPEYIYWERNR from the coding sequence ATGATGAAGAAAATAGTTTCGCTTTTAGTCATGATAGGCTGGTGCGCAGGCGTTTGTGCATCGCCGGATTTCCCTGAAACGAGGGTTATTCCGTCCAGTCCTCAAGGCCCGCTTTTTGTTGTGAATGGGAAGGAATTTCCAGCCACGATCTATTATGCCAACAATCAATATCAGCGCGATGAGTTAGCTCTCGAAGGCATGCGCAAGGCGTATGATGCCGGGTTTCGTGTGCTTTCAATCCAGTTGCTGCTGCCGGGCACGGCTTCTTCCAATGAGATTCTCCAAACCTTGGAAAAATTCAGTGAGCCGTTCCCTGATGCGCTGATCCTTCCGCGCGTCTGGATGGGGGTTTCCTCCGATTGGTACAAAAACAATCCGGATCAGTTGTATATGTTCGCGGACGGCAGCACGGTGAAGGACATTGCTTCGCCGGTTTCAGAAAAATGGCTGACGGAAACCGAAGGGCGCATGGGCGAGCTGCTTGATCTGATTGCCGGTTCAAAATATGCCAGTCGATTTATCGGAGTGATTCCTCTCTATTACTTCACCGGTGAATGGCACATGTGGGAGCTGGAAAAATCCGGCGGCTATTCCCCGCTGATGGCAACCGCTTTCCAGCAATGGCTCGCGCAGAAATACGGTTCCATTGATCAGTTGAATGCGGCCTGGGGTTCGGCGCACCATCAGTTCTCGGAAATCAAATTGCCGTCCAAAGACGAGCGCTATAAAGGAACCTTTGGTGTTTTCAGAGACCCGTCACAACAACAGCGTGAAATTGATTTTGCGCTCTTTTTTAATACGCGCTGTCCGGAGCTGATGCTTTCAATCGCCAAAACGATCAAAGAAAAAACCGGCGGGCATTCCCTTGTCGGCTATTTTTACGGCTATCTGTTTGAACACGCTTGGAACGACACCTGGCCGCAGCAGAGCGGCCATCTCGGTTTGTCAAAGCTGCTCGCCTCCCCATACGTTGATTTCTACGGCTGTTCCTATTCCTACAATATGTTCAACCGCAAGTTCGGGTTGCCCATTGATTTTATCAGTCCGCACGACAGCGCCCGGCTGAATGGCAAGGCGGTATTTTTCGAGGAGGATTCCTATACGCATTTAGCGGTGGCTCCGGATTGTGACTGGGCCCCCGGCTGGCCGCAGCGTACGGTTAACTTTGAACAGACCATGGCCGTTTTGAAACGGAATATGGGCGTGACGATTGCGCACGGTGAAATCATGCACTGGCAGGATTTGCTCTCTGACGGGCGCTTTAACGACAAGCGTGTCTGGGAGTGGTACAACAAAGCGTTTGCTTTCCAGCAGGCCCTGCATCTGGACGAAACGTATCGCCCTCAAGTGGCGGTGGTGCTTGATGAAACCTATCCAATTTGGCAGCAGGTTTCGGCTCGCTCGGTTTTTGGCCGCTGGGTCTATGAGACGCGCCTGATGCTTGCGCGGGTCGATGTCACCTGCGGCTATTATCTGCAAAGCGATCTGGATAAAATTCCGGACTCCGTTCGCTGTGTAATCCTTTTAACGCCATACCACATTTCACCGGAACAGAAAGCGGCCCTTCAGACAAAATTTATGAAGGGCGGACGCATGGTGGTTTTCTGCTACCTGCCGGATCTGTTCGATGAAAACCGTCCGCCGGAGCTTTCCGGATTCTGCGGTATAGACCTCAAGCTGCACCGGAAGCCTGTTAATCCCGAATCGCGGCTGATACCCGATACGTTGCTGCCGGGGAAATACAAAAAAGTGCTGGGCGACAACTGCGACCTTTCTTTTATAACAACCTGTCCCGGCACGGTGCTGGCGGATGTGAATCCATATCTGACGGTGTCTGACTCCAACGCGGTTGTGTTTGCCAAATATACAGCAACCGGCGAACCGTCCTGTGCTTGGAAGGTGAAAGAGGACTGGACTTCGGTCTATCTCGGCACATCCCGGCTGAGCGTTGATGTCTGGCGGGCTTTGTTTAAGAAGGCGGGCTGTCACCTCTATTTGGGACAGGTTTCGGACGAGTTTGATGCGCCCGATTTCATTCAAGCGTCCGGAAACTTTTTAATGGTGCAGTCCTTCAGCGGCGGCGCAAAAACAATTTGTCTGCCTGAAAAAGCAGAAAATATTTACCGGTGGGCTGATGGTGAAGGCGGTCTGATCGCGACAAATGCCGTGTCCGTGGAGCTTAAGCTTGAGCCGGGCGTTCCGGAATATATTTACTGGGAGAGAAATCGATGA